The Collibacillus ludicampi region GTATGTTTCAAGAGCACACGGGGTGAAAGGCGACTCGATCCGCGCTTTTGTTCCGGTGATGGATGAAGAAGGAGATAAACAGCTCGGTGTTGTGGTGATTGGTGTACTCATTCCTTCTTTTCTTCAATTGGTGTGGGATTATCGGTTGGATTTAACGATCTCATTACTCTTAGGGTCGATTTCGGGTATTTTGGGGGCCGTATGGGTAGCTAACCGGATCAAGCGGCAAATGCTTAATATGGAACCTTTGGATATCGCACATCTATTTAAAGAACGTGAAGCGGTTATCGAATCGATTGCCGAAGGAATTATTGCTATTGATTCAAATGAGCGTATCACCGTCTTCAATAAACAGGCGATGCGCATCATGGCGATTACTGAAGACGTAATCGGTAAACCGATTCGAGAAGTGATACCGGATAGCCGTCTTCCGGAGATACTCAAGGAAGGAAATCCGCAATACCATCAACTTCGACGCATTCATAAAACGGTGATCCTGGTCAATCGAATTCCGATCATTGTTAACGGAAAGATTTTGGGCGCTATGTCCACTTTTCAGGATCGAACGGAAATCGATCAGCTCGCAGAAGAATTGACAGGAGTCAAAAAATTCATAGATGCCTTACGCGCCCAAAACCATGAATATTTAAATAAATTACATACGATCGCGGGTCTGATCCAATTACAGCGTTATGAAGAAGTCATGGAAAAGATTTTGAGCTTTAATCAAGAGAAAGAAGAAGAGACACATTTTTTGACGAGCCGCATCAAGGATTACAGCATCTCGGGATTAATTCTCGGCAAAATCAGCCATGCCAAGGAACAAGGAGTAGAATTGAAAGTAGATCCCAGAACCTCCTTGCCGGTTTTACCAGTGAATGTTAAGGAAGCGGATGTTTTAATGATCGTTGGGAATCTCCTTGAAAACGCCATCTATGCAACTGCCCATTCCTCTCAGACGGAGAAAACAATCACTCTTTTCCTCGAGGGAAATGAAGACGGTATCGAGATTGAAGTCATCGATAACGGGATTGGCATGAATCCTGATACGCAAACGAAAATCTTCGATTACGGTTTTACGACAAAAGGCTCCCATGGACAAGGAATCGGGCTCTATCTAGTTAAACAATTTGTCGATCTGCTTGGCGGTGAAATCGAGTGTGAGTCAAAAGTTGGTGAAGGAACCCGGTTTGTTGTCATTCTTCCAGGGCCGGAATGGGATATGGAAGGTGAATCTTGATGGAACTCATTCGCATGCTCATTGTCGAAGATGACCCGATGGTCATGGAAATCAATGCGGAATTTATATCGCGGATTGGTGGATTTCAACTTGTGGGGAAAGCCTTTAGCGGAACAGAAGCCTTCCGGTTGATCCAAGAGACAGATCCGGATCTTGTTTTATTGGATTATTTCTTACCGGATATGGACGGACTTGCAATACTGAAAGAAATCCGTCTCCAAGAACTTACTGTGGATGTCATTCCTGTAACAGCCAATCGTTCTGCTGAACATATTCAGCAGATCCTGCGTTACGGTGCTTCTGATTATATCTTGAAGCCATTTCGTTTTGAACGACTGCAAACTGCTCTCGAGCAATACAAAATAACATACAAAAAATTGCGTATGAATGATCAACTGGAACAAGTGGATATGGATTTGATCACCGGCATGCGAAGCCAGAAAGCGGACACGACGAATCGTATGCTTCC contains the following coding sequences:
- a CDS encoding ATP-binding protein: MKQARLTMRTKIAITISIIVFFSVISGSLIIIHRMASLYEQELGKKVMAIGQSLAQSPIIREGLGKPEGWKIIQPFAERVRLATDVEYVVVFDMNKIRFSSPIEDRIGTRFVGGDEDPSLTEQSYVSRAHGVKGDSIRAFVPVMDEEGDKQLGVVVIGVLIPSFLQLVWDYRLDLTISLLLGSISGILGAVWVANRIKRQMLNMEPLDIAHLFKEREAVIESIAEGIIAIDSNERITVFNKQAMRIMAITEDVIGKPIREVIPDSRLPEILKEGNPQYHQLRRIHKTVILVNRIPIIVNGKILGAMSTFQDRTEIDQLAEELTGVKKFIDALRAQNHEYLNKLHTIAGLIQLQRYEEVMEKILSFNQEKEEETHFLTSRIKDYSISGLILGKISHAKEQGVELKVDPRTSLPVLPVNVKEADVLMIVGNLLENAIYATAHSSQTEKTITLFLEGNEDGIEIEVIDNGIGMNPDTQTKIFDYGFTTKGSHGQGIGLYLVKQFVDLLGGEIECESKVGEGTRFVVILPGPEWDMEGES
- a CDS encoding response regulator, encoding MELIRMLIVEDDPMVMEINAEFISRIGGFQLVGKAFSGTEAFRLIQETDPDLVLLDYFLPDMDGLAILKEIRLQELTVDVIPVTANRSAEHIQQILRYGASDYILKPFRFERLQTALEQYKITYKKLRMNDQLEQVDMDLITGMRSQKADTTNRMLPKGLNPHTLQQIIDYLQEQKKAMSAEEVASGTGLARVTVRRYLEYLQKRGDVQLVVKYGSIGRPVNRYRL